A genomic region of Dermacentor andersoni chromosome 9, qqDerAnde1_hic_scaffold, whole genome shotgun sequence contains the following coding sequences:
- the LOC129384071 gene encoding probable serine carboxypeptidase CPVL, which yields MKLYRATTVFLISALAWTRCMSGGGTKIQGALPQQTMDFGDLLLPATNDRIPEEKLREMRNASRVVLPAPCAKVEAYSGFIPVDTANASTHSTYLFFLHLKSQANSNMKPLLLWLQGGPGMSGLFGQFLENGPLGIDAGGTLYRRRHSLLSKFNIIYLDAPVGSGYSFDKTGKYPTTLEEAAVHTVRFLRRFLRIFPEYKGREFFAAGESYGARSAIGVAHELLTRPPPELHLRLKGVMLGVGFVFPLLEIINSADYLYCSGLLDEHGRTTFTRQFQKIQGLVSAGNVTAAAGLLGQTVLNIHPGGTKSLFEELTGFQHHGSVVRFRTSRESEQYMQYANSPEFKNLIHVAPSRTLGATRSQVAMSLAVGDFFVDKTQTLVDVLNRVHVLFYTAQLDAVFPATNMERSFGKLEWRGSAMFKTAVRRPWYKTGSANRELMGYEKLVGAVMYSTVLFGGHLVSFDQSAAVSDMYGRFLHFTAVGSGNVPGQKCGNGKMPC from the exons ATGAAACTGTACAGAGCCACGACAGTCTTTTTGATTTCAGCGCTAGCCTGGACACGATGCATGTCCGGTGGCGGAACCAAGATACAAGGCGCGCTTCCCCAGCAAAC catggaTTTCGGTGATCTCCTCCTCCCGGCTACCAATGACCGAATACCGGAGGAAAAACTTAGAGAAATGAGAAATGCCAGCCGTGTAGTCTTGCCTGCACCATGCGCTAAGGTCGAAGCATACTCTGGATTCATTCCTGTGGACACAGCCAATGCCTCCACGCATTCTACGTACTTGTTCTTCTTACACCTCAAGTCACAG GCGAACTCTAACATGAAGCCTCTTCTGTTGTGGTTGCAAGGAGGTCCCGGAATGTCTGGTCTATTTGGCCAGTTCCTAGAAAATGGCCCCCTGGGAATCGATGCTGGCGGAACATTGTACCGTAGGAGGCACAGTCTGCTGTCGAAATTCAACATCATCTACTTGGACGCTCCTGTAGGATCGGGATACAGTTTCGATAAAACGGGCAAATATCCTACCACGCTCGAGGAAGCCGCTGTGCACACCGTCAGATTCCTGAGGAGGTTTTTGCGAATTTTTCCCGAGTACAAGGGAAGGGAGTTCTTCGCCGCTGGAGAATCTTACGGAG caaGGTCAGCAATCGGTGTGGCACATGAACTGCTGACGCGACCCCCGCCGGAGTTGCATTTGCGCTTGAAAGGAGTGATGCTGGGCGTGGGTTTTGTCTTCCCGCTTTTAGAAATCATCAACTCAGCCGATTACCTCTACTGCTCAGGCCTGCTAGACGAACACGGTCGCACTACGTTCACTCGGCAGTTTCAGAAAATACAAGGTTTGGTCAGTGCAGGAAACGTTACCGCGGCTGCGGGACTGCTGGGCCAAACAGTTCTCAACATTCATCCGGGCGGAACGAAGAGCTTGTTCGAGGAACTGACGGGGTTCCAGCACCACGGAAGCGTAGTAAGATTTCGGACATCAAGAGAGTCTGAGCAGTACATGCAATACGCCAACAGCCCGGAGTTCAAGAACTTGATTCACGTTGCTCCCTCTAGAACCCTCGGCGCGACGAGATCACAAGTTGCAATGAGCTTGGCCGTCGGAGACTTCTTCGTTGACAAGACGCAAACATTAGTGGACGTGCTTAACCGAGTTCACGTCCTCTTTTACACAGCGCAACTGGACGCCGTATTTCCGGCCACTAACATGGAACGTTCTTTCGGGAAATTAGAGTGGCGAGGGTCAGCGATGTTCAAGACAGCTGTTCGACGGCCTTGGTACAAAACAGGTAGTGCAAATCGGGAACTCATGGGTTACGAGAAATTGGTAGGGGCCGTTATGTACAGCACCGTACTCTTCGGTGGCCATCTTGTGTCATTCGATCAATCGGCTGCTGTGAGTGACATGTACGGTCGGTTTTTACATTTTACCGCTGTGGGGTCTGGGAATGTGCCCGGCCAGAAATGCGGCAACGGCAAGATGCCTTGCTGA